Proteins encoded together in one Bos indicus isolate NIAB-ARS_2022 breed Sahiwal x Tharparkar chromosome 3, NIAB-ARS_B.indTharparkar_mat_pri_1.0, whole genome shotgun sequence window:
- the GPR61 gene encoding G-protein coupled receptor 61, protein MESSPIPQSSGNSSTLGRAPQTPGPSTASGIPEAGLRDVASESVALFFMLLLDLTAVAGNAAVMAVIAKTPALRKFVFVFHLCLVDLLAALTLMPLAMLSSSALFDHDLFGEVACRLYLFLSICFVSLAILSVSAINVERYYYVVHPMRYEVRMTLGLVASVLVGVWVKALAMASVPVLGRVSREEGAPGVPLGCSLQWSHSAYCQLFVVVFAVLYFLLPLLLILVVYCSMFRVARVAAMQHGPLPTWMETPRQRSESLSSRSTMVTSSGAPQTTPHRTFGGGKAAVVLLAVGGQFLLCWLPYFSFHLYVALSAQPVSTGQVENVVTWIGYFCFTSNPFFYGCLNRQIRGELSKQFVCFFKQAPEEELRLPSREGSIEENFLQFLQSTGCPTESWASRPVPSPKQEPPAVDFRIPGQIAEETSEFLEQQLTSDIIMSDSYLRPAPSPRLES, encoded by the coding sequence ATGGAGTCCTCACCCATCCCCCAGTCATCAGGGAACTCTTCCACTCTGGGGAGGGCCCCTCAAACCCCAGGTCCCTCTACTGCCAGCGGGATCCCGGAGGCAGGGCTGCGGGACGTGGCTTCAGAATCCGTGGCCCTCTTCTTCATGCTTCTGCTGGACTTGACTGCTGTGGCTGGCAATGCGGCTGTGATGGCTGTTATTGCCAAGACACCTGCCCTTCGAAAATTTGTCTTTGTCTTCCACCTCTGCCTGGTGGACCTGCTGGCTGCCTTGACCCTCATGCCCCTTGCCATGCTCTCCAGCTCCGCGCTCTTTGACCATGATCTCTTCGGGGAGGTCGCCTGCCGCCTCTACTTGTTCCTGAGCATATGCTTCGTTAGCCTGGCCATTCTCTCAGTGTCGGCCATCAACGTGGAGCGCTACTATTACGTGGTCCACCCCATGCGTTATGAGGTGCGAATGACGCTGGGGCTGGTGGCCTCTGTTCTGGTGGGTGTGTGGGTGAAGGCCTTGGCCATGGCTTCTGTGCCAGTGTTGGGAAGGGTCTCGCGGGAGGAGGGAGCTCCCGGCGTCCCCCTAGGCTGCTCACTCCAATGGAGCCACAGTGCCTACTGCCAGCTTTTTGTGGTGGTCTTTGCTGTCCTTTACTTCCTGTTGCCCTTGCTCCTCATCCTAGTGGTCTACTGCAGCATGTTCCGAGTAGCCCGTGTGGCTGCCATGCAGCACGGACCGCTGCCCACGTGGATGGAGACCCCCCGGCAACGCTCTGAGTCTCTCAGCAGCCGCTCCACTATGGTCACCAGCTCAGGGGCCCCCCAGACCACGCCACACCGGACGTTTGGGGGAGGGAAGGCAGCAGTGGTCCTCCTGGCTGTGGGGGGACAGTTCCTGCTCTGTTGGTTGCCCTACTTTTCTTTTCACCTCTACGTCGCCCTGAGTGCTCAGCCTGTTTCGACGGGGCAGGTGGAGAATGTGGTGACCTGGATtggctacttctgcttcacttcCAACCCTTTCTTCTATGGATGTCTTAATCGGCAGATCCGGGGGGAGCTCAGCAAGCAGTTTGTCTGCTTCTTCAAACAGGCTCCAGAGGAGGAGCTGAGGCTGCCAAGCCGGGAGGGCTCCATTGAGGAGAACTTCCTGCAGTTTCTTCAGAGCACTGGCTGTCCCACGGAGTCCTGGGCTTCCCGACCTGTACCCAGCCCCAAGCAGGAGCCACCTGCAGTTGACTTTCGAATCCCTGGCCAGATAGCTGAGGAGACCTCTGAGTTCTTGGAACAACAACTCACCAGCGATATCATTATGTCAGACAGCTACCTCCGTCCCGCTCCCTCACCACGACTGGAGTCATGA